Genomic segment of Candidatus Methylomirabilota bacterium:
CCGCTAAGCCGGCTCGCCGCCGACCACGAGGCGGTAGCCCAGGTCGATCTCGTCGAGTCGGCGCAGGCGGCCGAAGCGCGCGTCCCACCGGCCCGACTGGAGATCGGCGGCCAGCCGCCCGAGTCCTCCGGCGACGGAGGCGGCGTCGAGCTGGGCGAAGGCCGAGATGCCCCGTCGAATCTCGAGATCGAGATCCCTGGCTAGACCGACTTCCGCCGGTTGGCGGTCACCTCGTCGACCTGGTAATTGGCGGCCCGGAGCGCCCCGACGACGGCCTCGATCTGCTCAGGGCCCCAGGTCTCGAGGGTCAGGACGACTTCGGACTCCCCGATGCGCGCGGCGGTGAAAGCCCGGTTGTGGCCGATCTCGAGGATGTTGGCGCGCTGGCCCGCGACCACGGCGCAGAGCCGCGCGAGGGCGCCGGGTCGGTCGGCGAGGAGCACCGCCAGCCGCACCAGCCGGCCATCCTTCACGAGGCCCTTCTCGATCACGCGGGCGAGGATGTTGACGTCGATGTTGCCGCCCGAGAGGACGAGGACGACGCGCTTGCCGGCGAGCGCGACCTTCTTGTTGAGGACCGCCGCCAGCGTGGTGGCCGCCGCCCCCTCGACGACCGTCTTCTCGATCTCGAGGAGGAGGAGGATGGCGTTGGCGATCTCCGCCTCGTCCACCACGACCACCTCGTCGACATACCGTCGCGCCAGCTCGTAGCCGAGGGCGCCCACGCGGCGCACCGCGATGCCGTCGGCGATCGTCGGGGCCGAGGCCAGGTCGGTGGGGCCGCCGGCCTCGAGCGCCCGCCGCATGGCCGGCAGCGCCGCCGCCTGCACCCCGATGACCTCGACGTGGGGGGCGCGGGCCTTGACGGCCAGCCCGACCCCGGCGATCAACCCGCCCCCGCCGACGGGGAGCACCACGGCGTCGAGGTCCGGCACCTGCTCGACGAGCTCGAGGCCGAGCGTTCCCTGGCCGGCGATGACGGCGGGATCGTCGAACGGATGGACGAACACCGCACCGGTGGCGGCCTCGCGCCGCCGGGCCTCGGCGTACGCCTCGTCGTAGTCCTGGCCGGAGAGGACGACCGTCGCCCCGTGGTGGCGACACCGGGTCACCTTGATGAGCGGCGCCCACTCGGGCATCACGATGGTGGCCGCGATGCCGAGGCGCTGGGCGTGGAAGGCGACGGCAAGCCCGTGGTTGCCGGCGCTCGCGGTGATGACCCCGCGGGCACGCTCGTCGGGCCCGAGCGCCAGGAGCTTGGTCAGCGCGCCGCGCTCCTTGAAGGAGCCGGTCATCTGGAGATTCTCGAGCTTGACGTGGCAGCGCGTCCCGGTCAGCTCGCCGAGCGTCTGCGACGCCGGGCAGGGCGAATAGTAGATCGCATCCCGGATCCGGGCGCGGGCGGTGTCGATGTCCGCGAGTGTCAGCACGCGGCCACCGTGCGGCCCGGGCCGATACCCGTCGCACCGGGTCGTCCTCGGCGCTCGGCACGCCTCAACGTATGCGGCATACGTCTCGGCGGGTTCTTCGGATTCGCGCGCCTCGGACGGCGGGGCCCCAGCCCCGCGACGTCCTGCGGCGCGCCTCGGTGCGCCTGCGTCCTACCGGTGCTCGGGTCGCGGCCCGGTACCGTCGCACGAACGATCTGCCGATCCGGATCATGGGGGCCACCGTAACGAATCGGGTGGGGGCTGTCAATGAATGGGAGGGGGCCGCGACGGCCCCCTCCCAGACCTCCCCAGGAGAAGGTTGCGCGGGCGAAGCCCGCGCTCGGTCCGACAGGCAGGCGATCAGCCGTCCTGGGCTATACTGCTGGCCATGGCCCAGCGGACCTCTCGCGGCCTGGTGGCGGCTCTCCTCGCGCTGGTCATCGGGGCCCTGCCGCCGGCGCCCGAGGCCACGGCGGCGCCGCTCCCGCCGGGGCTCTCCGGCGGCACCACGCGGGAGGCCGACCTCGCCCGCCTGGTGCGCGTCTTCGAGACGCGGGTGGCGATGGCCCGTCTCGGCGCCCTCGGCCTCACGCCGGAGGCGGCCTACGCGCGCCTGGCCCGGCTCGACGACGCCGAGCTCCACCGGCTGGCCCAAGCCCTGCCCGAGGTGGGACTCGGCGGGGAGGATGAGCGACCGCTCGAGGAAAAGCTGGGCATCATCCTGCTCTACGTGGTGGCGGTGCTGATCTTCGCCGGCCTCCTCTACTTCGCCCTGTCGGGCGGCGGGTTCTGACCCGGGCCGTGGCGGGATCGCGCCTTTCCGGACGCTGATCCGAGCCGAGGAGGAGGCATGCGGACCCTGCGGATCCTGACGGGTATCGGGGTGATGGCGGCCATCCTGGCGCTGGCCGTGGCCGGCGCCCGGCCGGGCGGCGCCCAGTCGCGGGAGATCGTCTTCTCGGGCTACGGGGGAGACTATGGCGAGCTGATGAAGAAGCTCGTCGTCGAGCCCTTCGAGAAGCGCTTCAACGCCAGGGTCGTCTATGACGCCACCGGCAGCTCGGCCCAGAAGCTGGCCAAGCTGCGGGCGACGCGGGACACCTACACCTTCGACGTCACCGTGCTTACCGGATACGACCTGCTGGCGGCGGGGCGCGAGGGGCTCATGGAGACCATCGGGCCCGAGAAGATCCCGAACCTGACGAAGCTGTACGACTTCGCGCAGAAGGAGGGCCAGGGCTGGGGGCCGGTCACGTCCGTGGACCCGCTCATCCTGCTCTACAACCGGGAGCGCGTCAGGCCGGCCCCCGACTCGTGGACGGTCATGTGGGACCCCAGGTACCGGGGGAAGGTCGCGGTCTCCCACGTGTCCGAGGGGAAGGGACTCTTTCTCCTGCTCATCGCGGCCTACATCGGCGGGGGCGATGAGAAGCGCATCGATCCCGGCTTTGCCAGGATCCGGGAGCTGGTGCCGAACGTCGGGGCCTGGCTGACCCTCTCGCCCCAGTACGTCCCGTATCTCCAGCGCGAGGACGTCTGGCTCACGCCCTACTGGAACGGGCGCGCCCAGTTGATGATCGACCAGGGCCTCCCGCTCGGCGCCGTCATTCCGAAAGAAGGCACCCTGGCGATCACCAACACCTTCGGGGTGCCGAAGAGCGCGCGCAACAAGACCCTGGCCTACGAGTTCGTCAACTTCTACCTCGCCGCGCCCCAGCAGGAGGCCTGGGCCCGGAAGATCTACTACACGCCGACCAACCGCGAGGTCACGCTGCCCGCCGAGTACGCGGGCCGTGTCGCCGTGGGCGCCGAGGCGATCGGCCGACTCCGCTTCCCCGACGAGGACCATCTGGCCAAGGCCCGCGGCGCCTGGGTCGAGCGCTGGAACAAGGAGATCTACGACGCCCTGAAGTACCAGAAGTAGGGGGTCCGCGTGCGGAAGCCCGGGCCGCCGGCCGCCTGGCTGGCGGCGCCGCTCACGGTGCTGCTCGGCGGCTTCTTTCTGGCGCCGCTCCTGCTGCTCCTCTCCCAGAGCCTGCGGCTGGTCGTGATCGGCCAGCCGGCCCCGGGGGGGCTGACTCTTCAGAACTACGTCCGCTTCCTGGCCGACCCCTTCTACCTCGGAACGCTCCGGGCCACGCTGGTGCTCGGCGTCTTCGTCACGGTGCTCGCCGTCGTGCTCGGCTACCCCGTGGCGTACGGCCTCGCCCGGGCCCGCCACCGCTGGAGGACGCTCCTTCGGCTGTGCGTGGTCGCCCCGCTGCTGGTGAGCGTCGTCATCCGGACCTACGGCTGGATCGTGCTGCTGGCCGGCAACGGCGTGGTGAACCAGACGCTCCTGGCCCTCCGGCTGGTCGACGAGCCGGTGAAGTTCATGTTCACCTACACGGGGGTGACCCTCGGCCTGGTGCACTTCGCGCTGCCGGTGGCGATCCTCTCGCTGGTCTCAGT
This window contains:
- the ilvA gene encoding threonine ammonia-lyase codes for the protein MLTLADIDTARARIRDAIYYSPCPASQTLGELTGTRCHVKLENLQMTGSFKERGALTKLLALGPDERARGVITASAGNHGLAVAFHAQRLGIAATIVMPEWAPLIKVTRCRHHGATVVLSGQDYDEAYAEARRREAATGAVFVHPFDDPAVIAGQGTLGLELVEQVPDLDAVVLPVGGGGLIAGVGLAVKARAPHVEVIGVQAAALPAMRRALEAGGPTDLASAPTIADGIAVRRVGALGYELARRYVDEVVVVDEAEIANAILLLLEIEKTVVEGAAATTLAAVLNKKVALAGKRVVLVLSGGNIDVNILARVIEKGLVKDGRLVRLAVLLADRPGALARLCAVVAGQRANILEIGHNRAFTAARIGESEVVLTLETWGPEQIEAVVGALRAANYQVDEVTANRRKSV
- a CDS encoding PA2779 family protein, whose amino-acid sequence is MAQRTSRGLVAALLALVIGALPPAPEATAAPLPPGLSGGTTREADLARLVRVFETRVAMARLGALGLTPEAAYARLARLDDAELHRLAQALPEVGLGGEDERPLEEKLGIILLYVVAVLIFAGLLYFALSGGGF
- a CDS encoding polyamine ABC transporter substrate-binding protein, with product MRTLRILTGIGVMAAILALAVAGARPGGAQSREIVFSGYGGDYGELMKKLVVEPFEKRFNARVVYDATGSSAQKLAKLRATRDTYTFDVTVLTGYDLLAAGREGLMETIGPEKIPNLTKLYDFAQKEGQGWGPVTSVDPLILLYNRERVRPAPDSWTVMWDPRYRGKVAVSHVSEGKGLFLLLIAAYIGGGDEKRIDPGFARIRELVPNVGAWLTLSPQYVPYLQREDVWLTPYWNGRAQLMIDQGLPLGAVIPKEGTLAITNTFGVPKSARNKTLAYEFVNFYLAAPQQEAWARKIYYTPTNREVTLPAEYAGRVAVGAEAIGRLRFPDEDHLAKARGAWVERWNKEIYDALKYQK
- a CDS encoding ABC transporter permease — translated: MRKPGPPAAWLAAPLTVLLGGFFLAPLLLLLSQSLRLVVIGQPAPGGLTLQNYVRFLADPFYLGTLRATLVLGVFVTVLAVVLGYPVAYGLARARHRWRTLLRLCVVAPLLVSVVIRTYGWIVLLAGNGVVNQTLLALRLVDEPVKFMFTYTGVTLGLVHFALPVAILSLVSVIEAVDPALEEAARGLGAGAWRTFLRITLPLTLPGLAAGSMLVFSLTVAAFVTPALMGGPSLIVLSTLIYQTMTVTLEWGFGAAVATILLVVATGLFLLYQRLLGLARGSGHFA